In the genome of Nitrospirota bacterium, the window GTTAATGCTTTAGAGTACGGGTCTATCAGGAGTTTATTCTCATTGAACCTCATCCCATGGCGCGGGTCAAAGTAGCCCCTGATCTTGTATCCATAAAGCTGACCTGGCTTGATACCATGAACAAATGCATGCCAGATGTACCTTGTCCTGTTCTCAAGCCTGATTATATCCGTAGGGTCCCCAGCCGGGGTATCAAAGAGGAGTAGAAAAACCTCAGATGCATGCTGTGAGTATATAGCAAAATTTACACCGCCTATTGCAGGGGTAGCGCCGAGTGGGTAGTACCTCCCTGCAGAGACCTTTTTATCAGTCCTGTGCACAAGTTCGTATGCCATAATAAGCCCTTCTGTTAACCTGCTTATTAATATAGAATCTTCGAACCCGCTATGCAGTAAGTCTTGCCTGCAGCTTAATCTCAGTACCAGTCAGTGCCCTGGATACAGGACAGGATTTTTTGGTGGTCTCGGCCTTTTCAATGAAGGCCTGCTCACTTATCCCCGGGACATCAGCCTCTGTATCAAGAGTTATCAAGGTAATCCTAAAACCCTCTTCGAGCTTTTCAATTTTGACTGACGCATTTGTATTAATTCGCCTCGGTGTAAAGCCGGCTTGTGCAAGGCCGTTAGCCAGCGCCATTGAGAAACACCCTGCCAGGGCTGCCCCGATTAATTCCTCCGGGTTTGTCCCTGTCCCTTCTTCGAACCTGGATGAAAAGGAGTATGCACCTTCAAAGGCACCGCTCCCGAGTTTCATCCGGCCCTTGCCATCTTTGAGATTTCCTTCCCACACAGCAGCTGCTTTACGTATAGGCATTGTAAACACCTCCTTATTTAATGTGACTGTCCTAAAATACAAGATCAAGATACCAACAAATGGGCTTTAAAGTCAATTTGATTTCATAATTGTGAAACCTTTCAAATCCTGTCATTTCAGTTACATAAAGAATTTGCCATTTTTCAAAGAGTTATATAACTTTTTAAGTTGTGAGGGATTTTCAAGTTACATAAGACTTAAATTTCTTATCAATTGATAAGCTTCTCTGTTTACTCAAATAGCTTTATTTTTTCTGCGCAACCTGCAACATTTGCCCATTTGTTTTTTCGGTGATGCCAATCTTTTCGCGAATCGCCCTGTTAACTAAATTGGTTAAATCTCTTGCAGCCGTTCGTAACATCTCAATGGTATTTTCAATCTGCTTGCGTATTATATTATGTCTCTCCTTCAGCAACTATGAGTTCGGGGTAGGTTGTGCCTGGTAATGAATATTGCCTTCATCCTCACTATCAAGTTCTTTGCCCATGCAGTATTTATGTCGTAATTGATGATGAAGTCCAGCTCAGTGTAATTCTAATCCTGTCCTGATTCTGTCTGATGTACACGGATACGGCCGATTTCAATAATCCACAGGTCCTTTTCTACTGGCATTCTGGAAAGTGCGTTAAGAAACTGCCGCACCAATTGTTCCAGCAAAGCAAGTGTCGGATTTCTCGGGACACGAATGACAACAATGCCGCTTGTTTCAGATGGTGAAAAACGAGTGATATCTGCAAAATCAAGATCCAACGTTACAAAGCAACGTTTTTCAGCACAACATACTTCATAGAGATGTCTGTCTTCACATCCCTGCAATGCCTCGTCCCGGACTGTCTGAACATCGTGACCTTCTGTACGGAATATTTCCTGAGTCCGGCTTCCAAAGTTCTCATCAAGTTTGAATTTCATCTTTTAGTCTCGACCGGTATTTCAACATATCGTTCCCTGGACATTTCCGCGCCATATGCAATGGCAGCCCTGATATCTTCTTCTGTCAGGTGGGGATATTCTGCGAGGACTTCCTCAACAGTCATACCGTTTGCCAGGAAATCCAGGATCAGGGATACCCAGATGCGCGTGCCCCGAATGCATGGCTTGCCGAAGCAGACCTTTGGATCAACAGAAATACGTTGTAATAGTGGATTCATGTTTATCTTACCTCCCCTTAATTCGTTTTATTATTCATCTTCGCCATCAAGTTCCTTGCCCATACGGTATCTTATGTCGTAATTGATGATGAAGTCCAGCTCCTCGTTTGTGAAGCCGTAATGCCTTGCCAGCACCTTGCCAATTTCGTCTTTGATTTCATTTCTACACCCATCTGATTAAATCCAATAGGAACTTTTGTAATGTACCATTTCCCAAAATGCCAGCAATCTGAAATTGCAGAATAAAACCAGTATAATAGAGATGAGTTAAGAAAAGCCTCCATACACTCCATTAAAATTTTATCATAGATATTGCTAAATACAAGAAACCTCCACAGTGCAGAAGGTTAACATGTTTTGTTTATGACCCAGAAGGCAGGCTAACTAATCCGCGTGGAATAGAAAATGACTTAAGCAACTGTGATAGCGATATTGACGCAGGATGGACTGCACCCCTGAAACTGGACAAAATATGTTAGGGTATCAGACAGGTTTACTTTAATCCCTGAATATATGAAAAAGGGGAGTCAAGGTTGACTTAAATTACCAAAATCAGTAGATTAGCAAGTAGTCATAAGGGTTATCAGGAAATTACAAGGATTTGCCTCTGTTTACATGATGATCAAGAATGTATTCACTGGAAGGGTTTTGCAGTTGAATCTTGAAAGAGCCTCGCTGCCTGATGGGCGGAGTGTTGATCTGGAGATCATCAGACACCCAGGCGGGGCCTGTGCACTGCCTGTCCATGATGACGGCAATATCATATTGATCCGTCAGTACCGGCATGCAGCCGGTGGCATTATATGGGAGTTACCGGCCGGCAGGATTAATGAGAACGAGGAGCCTGAGTCCTGCGCCAGGCGTGAATTGAAGGAGGAGACAGGCTTTGAGGCCGGGAAGATGGAGAAGATAGGGGAGTTCTTTAGCACCCCCGGTTTTTGTACGGAGTTATTGCATATTTATCTGGCCACTCAATTAACGCCCTGTAAACACGATCCTGAAGAGGATGAGTATATCGAGATAGTGAAACTTCCTTTTGCAAACGCTTTGGATATGGTATTAAGCGGTAAGATCAGGGATAGCAAGACCATGATCGCCTTGCTTCTTGCAAAGGAAAGATTTCCGGTGAAAGGGTTGAAGAAGGAAGATGAGACCATGTATCCAAAGATCATTATCAGAAACGAGAAGGCGGATGGCCCACAAAACGGTGCAGGCGACGATTTACAGCGCGCCTGACCCAACACAAAGCCCGACACCATCACCTTCGGCTTCGGCGTTACTGTCCTCAGACAGGAAGTAAGGTCAAGTACAGGAAGCGAGTGGAGATACAGGCGATTGCAGAAACCTAAAGAACCTCTTGTCCCCTCAGAACGGCATGAGACTATCCGTAAGCAGATGATAGCAATCCTTGAAGGCCGGACCCTTTCAGCCCGGGAAATATCCGGTATTGTCAAGATAGGAGAAAAAGAGGTTTATGAACATCTTGAGCATATACAGAGGGCAAGTCGCACAAACAATTACCAGCTTATAGTAACCCCTGCAGAATGCAAGAAATGCGATTTTGTATTCAGAAAAAGGGACAGGCTAAAGAAACCGGGGAAATGCCCTGTATGTCACAGTGAAGCAATAACAGGACCACTGTTTTCAATACGATCCAATCCTTGACACCCCTGCGCAGCAGGTGTTATGATTGCGCTGAAAATCAGGCGCTGCACACTCTATGGAAAAAGACTACAAAGACACGCTCAACCTGCCTCAGACCGACTTTCCCATGAAGGCTAACCTCACTAAGATGGAAGAGGTGATGCTTGAGAGATGGAAGACAGAAAATACTTACGGAAAACTAAGAGTACAGCGCAGGGGTAAAAAGAAATACATACTTCATGACGGGCCGCCGTATGCCAACGGTAACATCCATATCGGACACGCCCTGAATAAAATCCTGAAAGACATAATCATCAGATCAAAGACCATGGAGGGGTTTGATTCTCCATACATACCTGGGTGGGACTGCCA includes:
- a CDS encoding OsmC family protein, with translation MPIRKAAAVWEGNLKDGKGRMKLGSGAFEGAYSFSSRFEEGTGTNPEELIGAALAGCFSMALANGLAQAGFTPRRINTNASVKIEKLEEGFRITLITLDTEADVPGISEQAFIEKAETTKKSCPVSRALTGTEIKLQARLTA
- a CDS encoding DUF5615 family PIN-like protein, with the translated sequence MKFKLDENFGSRTQEIFRTEGHDVQTVRDEALQGCEDRHLYEVCCAEKRCFVTLDLDFADITRFSPSETSGIVVIRVPRNPTLALLEQLVRQFLNALSRMPVEKDLWIIEIGRIRVHQTESGQD
- a CDS encoding DUF433 domain-containing protein, which translates into the protein MNMNPLLQRISVDPKVCFGKPCIRGTRIWVSLILDFLANGMTVEEVLAEYPHLTEEDIRAAIAYGAEMSRERYVEIPVETKR
- a CDS encoding NUDIX hydrolase, with the translated sequence MMIKNVFTGRVLQLNLERASLPDGRSVDLEIIRHPGGACALPVHDDGNIILIRQYRHAAGGIIWELPAGRINENEEPESCARRELKEETGFEAGKMEKIGEFFSTPGFCTELLHIYLATQLTPCKHDPEEDEYIEIVKLPFANALDMVLSGKIRDSKTMIALLLAKERFPVKGLKKEDETMYPKIIIRNEKADGPQNGAGDDLQRA
- a CDS encoding transcriptional regulator, with protein sequence MQKPKEPLVPSERHETIRKQMIAILEGRTLSAREISGIVKIGEKEVYEHLEHIQRASRTNNYQLIVTPAECKKCDFVFRKRDRLKKPGKCPVCHSEAITGPLFSIRSNP